Proteins from a single region of Nitrososphaerota archaeon:
- a CDS encoding DUF371 domain-containing protein, whose amino-acid sequence MKMDERAAAEPRKPTDVVTFRGHPKVLSEHPTTIEVTTEGHLSEKGDCIVGVSADKGCLGLSPEVKHGLRKTGTPVNVRIVVGELSYLVAARGDSRLQLTDPHDIVIRKSDFVSERTLALHADSSARDLPREMVRALRDPEAEGRLEIEVG is encoded by the coding sequence ATGAAGATGGACGAACGTGCCGCTGCCGAGCCCCGGAAGCCCACGGACGTCGTGACTTTCAGGGGACACCCCAAGGTCCTTTCGGAACACCCCACGACCATTGAAGTCACCACCGAGGGGCACCTCTCGGAGAAGGGAGACTGCATAGTCGGCGTCTCGGCGGACAAGGGGTGTCTAGGGCTCAGTCCTGAGGTGAAGCATGGGCTCAGGAAGACCGGGACCCCGGTCAACGTCAGGATCGTGGTCGGAGAGCTGTCGTATCTCGTTGCGGCGCGGGGGGATTCCAGGCTCCAGCTCACGGACCCGCATGACATCGTCATCAGGAAAAGCGACTTCGTAAGTGAAAGGACGCTCGCGCTGCACGCCGACTCCTCGGCCAGGGACCTGCCGAGGGAGATGGTCCGGGCGCTCAGGGACCCGGAGGCAGAAGGAAGGCTCGAGATAGAGGTGGGCTGA
- a CDS encoding pyridoxal phosphate-dependent aminotransferase, producing the protein MSELGRAEGADELISMGVADPAFPTDRKVVDAFNYAVDSGCTHYFPAKGFDELVLPKAIATFYEEDRGLEVDPANEVCITHGAQEALSLSILAAMKPGDEIVVPQPTYNALIEKLEIFGVRPVLVPLLEGEGWRLDTDAVRAAISERTRMVFICNPNNPTGTVLGKGDVDALSGVLREEKRVSLLLDECYSRILFDGTRFTAFPSDDEDLRGRTFLVNSFSKAYAMTGWRLGYVVTDKAHADAIKHLSFELNGGVSYPVQYAGARALKECASFVHSMVRELDKRRSAMLRGLSELEDVGFALPSAGFEVFPDFSPHSRDSVALCARLSRDAKVKTMPGVKYGPSGEGHLRLVFCAEDEERIAEGLTRIRGCLRRR; encoded by the coding sequence TTGTCAGAGCTTGGCAGGGCAGAAGGCGCCGATGAACTCATCTCGATGGGGGTAGCCGACCCTGCGTTTCCCACCGACCGGAAGGTAGTCGACGCTTTCAACTACGCCGTCGACTCGGGGTGCACCCACTACTTCCCCGCGAAGGGGTTCGACGAGCTCGTCCTCCCCAAGGCGATCGCTACGTTCTATGAGGAAGACCGCGGCCTGGAGGTGGACCCTGCGAACGAGGTGTGCATCACCCACGGAGCCCAGGAGGCCTTGTCGCTCTCGATACTGGCGGCCATGAAGCCGGGGGATGAGATAGTCGTCCCTCAGCCCACCTACAACGCGCTCATCGAGAAGCTCGAGATATTCGGGGTGCGCCCTGTCTTGGTTCCTCTCTTGGAGGGCGAAGGATGGAGGCTCGACACGGACGCCGTAAGGGCGGCGATTTCAGAAAGGACGAGGATGGTCTTCATCTGCAACCCCAACAACCCCACGGGGACGGTCCTAGGCAAAGGGGACGTCGACGCGCTTAGCGGCGTGCTCAGGGAAGAGAAGAGAGTCTCCCTTCTCCTGGACGAATGCTACAGCAGGATACTCTTTGACGGCACCAGGTTCACCGCCTTCCCCTCGGACGACGAGGACCTTCGCGGGCGCACGTTCTTGGTCAACAGTTTCTCGAAAGCCTACGCCATGACGGGGTGGCGCCTCGGATACGTAGTAACAGACAAGGCGCACGCCGACGCCATCAAGCACCTCTCGTTCGAGCTCAACGGCGGAGTGAGCTACCCCGTCCAGTACGCAGGAGCCAGAGCCCTGAAGGAGTGCGCGTCCTTCGTCCATTCCATGGTGCGAGAGCTCGACAAAAGGAGGAGCGCGATGCTCCGGGGGCTCTCAGAGCTGGAGGACGTAGGATTCGCTCTCCCCAGCGCAGGGTTCGAGGTCTTCCCAGACTTCTCGCCCCACTCCAGAGACTCCGTTGCCCTGTGTGCTCGACTGTCAAGAGACGCCAAAGTGAAGACCATGCCCGGGGTGAAGTACGGACCATCGGGGGAGGGGCACCTGAGGCTCGTCTTCTGTGCTGAAGACGAGGAAAGGATTGCTGAAGGGCTGACCAGGATCCGCGGATGCCTCCGCAGACGCTAA
- a CDS encoding acyl-CoA thioesterase produces the protein MTTARLMMPTDANVLGNVFGGAIMRYMDEIAAIVAWRHAGKNVVTASIDRMDFYAPVFVGDLLMMKAAVNFVGTTSMEIGVRIEAVDPSTRRGTHTGSCFLTYVALDEKGKPTPIPPLSPTTPKEKRRFREALARRKLREAAQAVIRSR, from the coding sequence ATGACTACAGCGAGGCTGATGATGCCCACCGACGCCAACGTCCTGGGGAACGTCTTCGGTGGGGCGATAATGAGGTACATGGACGAGATAGCCGCCATCGTGGCCTGGCGGCACGCGGGGAAGAACGTGGTCACCGCCTCGATCGACAGGATGGACTTCTACGCACCCGTATTCGTGGGGGACCTCCTCATGATGAAGGCGGCGGTGAACTTCGTCGGGACGACATCGATGGAGATTGGGGTCAGGATAGAGGCGGTTGACCCGTCCACCCGCAGAGGGACCCACACGGGGTCCTGCTTTCTGACCTACGTCGCCCTCGACGAAAAGGGGAAGCCCACCCCTATCCCTCCTCTCTCTCCGACCACTCCCAAGGAGAAGAGACGCTTCAGGGAGGCCCTCGCAAGGAGGAAGCTACGGGAGGCGGCCCAGGCAGTGATTCGGAGCCGGTGA
- a CDS encoding HEAT repeat domain-containing protein translates to MYTRTVVEDEPRAMLVMKGMEEAWERKDESFFIKVLAEEPSLVLRVHAVCILAEVGGEKSVPALGDVLLHDPDPLVRHEAAFSLGQIGLSEGNVALAEAVLNDRDPIVRHESAAALGSVGSADSEGVLVKAESDPDEMVRNSAKASLFNIRFLKKYNTGATARDRAPRP, encoded by the coding sequence ATGTACACGAGGACCGTGGTCGAAGACGAACCCCGTGCCATGCTGGTGATGAAGGGGATGGAAGAGGCGTGGGAGAGGAAAGACGAGTCGTTTTTCATAAAGGTCTTGGCGGAGGAGCCCAGCCTGGTCCTCAGGGTCCACGCGGTATGCATCCTTGCGGAGGTAGGAGGAGAGAAGTCGGTCCCTGCCTTGGGAGACGTCCTGCTGCATGACCCTGATCCCCTTGTCAGGCACGAAGCCGCGTTCTCCCTGGGGCAGATAGGACTCTCTGAGGGGAACGTAGCCCTGGCGGAGGCGGTGCTCAACGACAGAGACCCTATCGTGAGGCACGAATCTGCGGCGGCTCTGGGCTCGGTGGGGAGCGCGGACTCAGAGGGGGTCTTGGTCAAGGCGGAGTCTGACCCGGACGAGATGGTGAGGAACTCGGCCAAGGCCTCGCTCTTCAACATACGATTCCTGAAGAAGTACAATACCGGAGCCACGGCGAGGGACAGAGCGCCCCGCCCCTAG
- a CDS encoding DUF3311 domain-containing protein, with amino-acid sequence MRVRSKDIVAAVLIIIPFVFLLPVKTYDIANPMWGGVPFFWWYQMVWLVICGVLFFIAANLLGRKS; translated from the coding sequence CTGCGCGTGAGGTCCAAGGACATCGTCGCAGCGGTCCTTATCATCATCCCGTTCGTCTTTCTTCTCCCGGTCAAGACCTACGACATAGCGAACCCGATGTGGGGCGGGGTACCTTTCTTCTGGTGGTACCAGATGGTGTGGCTGGTCATATGCGGGGTCCTGTTCTTCATCGCGGCGAATCTTCTGGGGAGGAAGTCCTAG
- a CDS encoding MBL fold metallo-hydrolase, producing the protein MALVVNQIPVGPMSNMVYLAVDPTTRDAAVVDSGWETGPIEKAVAESGARVKYIVATHGHFDHMSTMGELAGKVGGKLVAHENSTAECDLRVRDGDVLEVGRAALKILHTPGHTEDSVCIYGGREVFTGDTLFVGTIGKFDREEASAMYSSLYDVIFNLPPETVIYPGHDYGEVRSRTLREERVSNPYLMARNVREFISAFA; encoded by the coding sequence GTGGCACTGGTGGTGAATCAGATCCCGGTAGGGCCCATGTCGAACATGGTCTACCTCGCCGTGGACCCGACGACGCGGGACGCAGCGGTCGTCGATTCGGGGTGGGAGACGGGGCCTATAGAGAAGGCGGTGGCCGAGTCGGGCGCCCGGGTGAAGTACATCGTGGCCACCCACGGACACTTCGACCACATGTCTACCATGGGAGAGCTCGCCGGGAAGGTAGGAGGGAAGCTGGTGGCCCATGAAAACTCCACGGCGGAGTGCGACCTTAGGGTCAGGGACGGAGACGTGCTCGAGGTCGGGCGGGCGGCCCTGAAGATCCTCCACACGCCCGGCCATACCGAGGACAGCGTCTGCATCTATGGAGGGCGCGAGGTCTTCACCGGGGACACATTGTTCGTCGGGACAATCGGGAAGTTCGACCGGGAAGAGGCGAGCGCTATGTACTCGAGCCTTTACGACGTCATCTTCAACCTCCCTCCGGAGACCGTCATCTACCCTGGGCACGACTACGGCGAGGTGAGGTCGAGGACCTTGAGGGAGGAGCGTGTGTCGAACCCGTATCTTATGGCGCGGAACGTCAGGGAGTTCATTTCCGCCTTCGCGTGA
- a CDS encoding FAD synthase, giving the protein MNSRHVLAAIFSASLLGTAPDARTLGQRLHLSRSEAEHELSVLDERGLVRTEGGRARLTEKGRKSIKVVFIGGGFEVIHYGHVYTIEKAKGLGDALVVSVARDSTIRKRKGREPIVSEKDRVRLLSALRSVDAAILGVEGDIYVTLQKVSPDVVALGYDQYHMEGDIKSEAARRGLKVNVVRLDSPYPEIKTSRLLREF; this is encoded by the coding sequence ATGAACAGCAGGCACGTCCTGGCGGCCATATTCTCCGCTTCCCTGCTCGGGACCGCTCCCGACGCCCGGACCCTGGGGCAAAGGCTCCACCTGAGCAGGAGCGAAGCAGAGCACGAGCTTTCCGTCCTTGACGAGCGAGGACTGGTCAGGACAGAGGGCGGGAGGGCCAGGCTCACCGAGAAGGGGAGGAAGTCCATCAAAGTGGTCTTCATCGGCGGGGGGTTCGAAGTCATACACTACGGACACGTCTACACGATAGAGAAGGCGAAGGGCCTCGGAGACGCCCTGGTGGTCTCCGTCGCCAGGGACAGCACCATCAGGAAGAGGAAGGGGAGAGAGCCGATCGTCTCAGAGAAGGACAGGGTCAGGTTGCTGTCGGCCCTCCGGAGCGTCGACGCGGCGATACTCGGGGTCGAGGGGGACATCTACGTCACCCTGCAGAAGGTCTCGCCTGACGTGGTCGCGCTGGGCTACGACCAGTACCATATGGAAGGCGACATCAAAAGCGAGGCGGCGCGAAGAGGGCTGAAGGTCAACGTCGTCCGCCTTGACTCCCCCTATCCTGAAATCAAGACGAGCAGGCTGCTGAGAGAGTTCTAG
- a CDS encoding RNA-binding protein, with product MDEVEKSLKAMEARFSGQLQRRDRVLKDTRDVISASSRAIISVHTGKLKEGERELAKARALMNELRKSSEPSLSRYLISPEAEVVEASAVVSLAKGKAVPSMESLGASPEAYLLGLLDTVGELKRLVLDSILRRKLPRAKRYFEVMEELYSACAPLAVYDHVVNGARRKIDVARMLVEDTRGLLAVELGRESVSISMSRLEKKLAGGRA from the coding sequence TTGGACGAGGTCGAGAAGTCCCTGAAGGCGATGGAGGCCCGTTTCTCAGGGCAGTTGCAGCGCCGCGACAGGGTCCTAAAAGACACCCGGGATGTCATATCCGCCTCTTCCAGGGCGATCATCAGCGTCCATACGGGGAAGCTGAAGGAAGGGGAAAGAGAACTGGCGAAGGCGAGGGCCCTGATGAACGAGCTGAGAAAGTCCTCAGAGCCCTCTCTGTCCCGCTACCTGATCTCTCCCGAAGCGGAGGTGGTCGAAGCGTCAGCCGTCGTGTCCCTTGCCAAAGGGAAGGCAGTGCCGTCCATGGAGAGCCTGGGGGCTTCTCCCGAAGCGTATCTGCTCGGACTGCTCGACACCGTAGGGGAACTGAAGAGGCTCGTGCTCGACTCTATCCTCAGGAGGAAGCTCCCCAGAGCGAAGAGATACTTCGAGGTCATGGAGGAGCTCTACTCTGCCTGCGCGCCGCTGGCGGTCTACGACCACGTCGTGAACGGCGCGCGCCGTAAGATAGACGTGGCAAGGATGTTGGTCGAGGACACCAGGGGGCTACTAGCCGTGGAACTCGGGCGGGAGTCGGTGAGCATTTCGATGTCGCGCCTGGAGAAGAAGCTGGCTGGCGGGCGTGCCTAG
- a CDS encoding threonine/serine dehydratase, protein MTPPSLPSLADIKRAEVRVRKYVPETPLEYSKGASDLLGRRTYLKLETSLPIHVFKLRGALNKLLSLPEADLKRGVITASSGNHGLAIAYASRLFGASATICVPKNVNPQKLAAIQEQGATVLRHGEGYDGAYESALVQAKRRGLTFVHAFNDSVVIAGQGTCGLEMVRQLPEMDSVAVPIGGGGLISGVAIAVKKSIPRARVYGAETVAIPSMLESVRLGRVTRVDPGRTIADGMQAAAPGELTFEAARRFVDKIGLVSDSEIEDAIFDLLSLSRVLAEPAGASPLAAMKGPLRGEPGDRVVLVISGGNIAVDLLRSIITRRRK, encoded by the coding sequence TTGACCCCTCCTTCCCTGCCAAGCCTTGCCGACATCAAACGGGCCGAGGTCAGGGTACGCAAGTACGTCCCCGAGACCCCCCTCGAATACTCCAAGGGGGCGTCCGACCTGCTAGGAAGGAGGACGTATCTCAAGCTGGAGACGTCGCTTCCTATCCACGTCTTCAAGCTGCGAGGCGCACTAAACAAGCTGCTCTCCCTCCCTGAGGCCGACCTGAAGAGGGGTGTGATCACAGCGTCCTCGGGGAATCACGGGCTCGCGATCGCCTACGCCTCCAGGCTTTTCGGGGCGTCTGCCACCATTTGCGTCCCAAAGAACGTAAACCCGCAGAAGCTTGCCGCCATCCAGGAACAGGGCGCGACCGTCCTGAGGCATGGAGAAGGGTATGACGGGGCCTACGAGAGCGCCCTGGTCCAGGCGAAGAGGCGGGGTCTCACCTTCGTCCATGCCTTCAATGACAGCGTCGTGATCGCGGGACAGGGGACGTGCGGCCTCGAGATGGTGAGGCAGCTCCCCGAGATGGACTCGGTGGCCGTGCCCATCGGGGGCGGGGGTCTGATATCCGGGGTGGCCATCGCCGTGAAGAAGTCTATCCCCCGAGCCCGGGTCTACGGCGCCGAGACCGTCGCCATCCCTTCCATGCTCGAGTCCGTGAGGCTGGGGAGGGTGACCAGGGTCGACCCGGGTCGGACCATCGCCGACGGGATGCAGGCGGCAGCCCCGGGGGAGCTCACCTTTGAGGCGGCAAGGAGGTTCGTCGACAAGATCGGCCTCGTGAGCGACTCAGAAATCGAAGACGCCATCTTCGACCTCCTCTCCCTTTCCCGTGTCCTGGCGGAACCCGCGGGAGCGTCCCCATTGGCCGCGATGAAAGGACCACTGAGGGGAGAACCGGGAGACAGGGTTGTGCTGGTGATAAGCGGGGGGAACATTGCAGTGGACCTCCTCCGGTCCATCATCACGCGAAGGCGGAAATGA
- a CDS encoding sodium:solute symporter encodes MLAIDGIVAFLALFVVFVFLGFYGGKWRKGDMNDLSEWALAGRRLGTGLVWFLVGADLYTAYTFISVPSGVYAGFHNLPGTGSLYFFAVPYVALTFGIAIIVMPKMWKVSHEHGYITAADFVRGTFDSRTLAMLVAIVGIIAELPYIALQIVGMQAVLTAMLAGIGDVTTIAEVSLIIAFIVLAAFTYTSGLRGATLTAVMKDLLIFLGIIAVLAVVVSSGGFGAAFHAATTTLSPYPGVNAGKAPEVYPTLPAVLINAYWSTFLISALALYLYPHAINGVLSAQDPEKVRKSTSLLPFYGLGLGALAMFGVLAWGNAAAQTFLKQFPIGGTGVTQGLLVVPAMILSTLPSWFAGVALLGIFIGGLVPAAIMAISQANLLTRNIIKEFKPNLTPKGETTISKWASVVFKFIALAFVFVVASTYAIQLQLLGGIIIVQTLPAVFLGLFFRRMNKHSLIVGLLAGEFVGIYLVELKNSFGILYSSTYAVNPWGLLYIGLIALAVNLAIVAVWSLVLPRKKEVGVQAA; translated from the coding sequence ATGCTGGCCATAGACGGAATAGTAGCGTTCCTGGCGCTCTTCGTGGTGTTCGTCTTCCTGGGTTTCTACGGAGGCAAGTGGAGGAAGGGAGACATGAACGACCTCAGCGAGTGGGCCTTAGCCGGAAGGCGGCTCGGGACGGGCCTCGTGTGGTTCCTCGTGGGAGCCGACCTCTATACCGCCTACACGTTCATCTCGGTGCCCTCCGGCGTCTACGCAGGCTTCCACAACCTGCCCGGGACAGGTTCGCTGTACTTCTTCGCCGTCCCTTACGTCGCTCTGACCTTCGGCATCGCGATAATAGTCATGCCAAAGATGTGGAAAGTCTCCCATGAGCACGGGTATATCACGGCCGCGGACTTCGTCAGGGGGACCTTCGACAGCAGGACCCTCGCCATGCTGGTCGCAATCGTGGGGATCATAGCGGAGCTCCCGTACATCGCCCTCCAGATCGTGGGGATGCAGGCTGTTCTGACCGCGATGCTCGCGGGGATAGGCGACGTGACCACGATAGCCGAGGTCTCGCTCATAATCGCTTTCATCGTCCTGGCCGCGTTCACGTACACGAGCGGGCTCAGAGGCGCCACTCTCACCGCCGTGATGAAAGACCTGCTCATATTCTTGGGAATCATCGCCGTCCTAGCTGTCGTTGTCTCATCAGGCGGCTTCGGGGCTGCGTTCCACGCGGCGACCACCACTCTTTCTCCTTACCCCGGGGTGAACGCCGGCAAGGCCCCTGAAGTATATCCGACCCTTCCGGCCGTCCTCATCAACGCATATTGGAGCACCTTCCTCATCAGCGCCCTTGCGCTCTATCTGTACCCTCACGCTATCAACGGGGTCCTGAGTGCGCAGGACCCGGAGAAGGTGAGGAAGAGCACTTCTCTCCTCCCGTTCTACGGCCTCGGGCTCGGAGCCCTGGCGATGTTCGGGGTGCTCGCCTGGGGTAACGCCGCCGCACAGACCTTCCTCAAGCAGTTCCCGATCGGAGGCACGGGGGTCACCCAGGGCCTCCTAGTGGTCCCCGCGATGATACTCAGCACCCTTCCGAGTTGGTTCGCCGGGGTGGCTCTGCTCGGTATCTTCATCGGGGGACTGGTCCCCGCCGCGATAATGGCGATTTCTCAGGCGAACCTGCTTACCAGGAACATAATCAAGGAGTTCAAGCCGAATCTCACCCCCAAGGGAGAGACGACCATCTCCAAATGGGCGTCCGTGGTCTTCAAGTTCATCGCGCTGGCCTTCGTCTTCGTGGTGGCGAGCACCTACGCCATACAGCTTCAGCTCCTCGGGGGGATAATAATCGTCCAGACGCTGCCGGCCGTGTTCCTGGGCCTCTTCTTCAGACGGATGAACAAGCACTCCCTCATAGTGGGCCTCCTGGCCGGAGAGTTCGTCGGGATATATCTGGTGGAACTGAAGAACAGCTTCGGCATCCTGTATTCCTCGACCTACGCGGTCAACCCATGGGGCCTGCTCTACATCGGGCTGATAGCGCTAGCAGTCAACCTTGCGATCGTGGCCGTCTGGAGCCTGGTCCTCCCGAGGAAGAAGGAAGTCGGCGTTCAGGCCGCCTGA
- the dph5 gene encoding diphthine synthase, with amino-acid sequence MGRLSFVGLGLGAEGLTLEGVEELKKADVVYLEYYTTPHEPKLLNELQRATGRIPTVVDRDFLEDGGRILSEAAGQKVALAVLGDPMIATTHNELRARAVRQGTETRVVHSATIASAAASSSGLHSYKFSRTVTVTRDSVGKLTQAYHILHQNLLEGAHTLLLLEYDVQSGEGVSPADAIAGLLLAEGNFKRGVVNERTLGLVLSRLGREDERLAAGSFEALAKKEFGEPPHCIVVPGNLHFTEKEAVSAFFSVAESDLRGNSDGVLRTAQTLVPRYVAKTKRALASVKPKLGTEYEHVLENAELYMKDAESFLANGEDEMAMLSIGYAEGLLDSLSFSGTVKIDW; translated from the coding sequence ATGGGTCGTCTCTCCTTTGTCGGCCTCGGCCTAGGCGCCGAGGGGTTGACGCTCGAAGGCGTAGAAGAACTGAAGAAGGCCGACGTGGTCTATCTCGAGTACTATACCACCCCCCACGAGCCCAAGCTGCTCAACGAGTTGCAGAGGGCGACGGGGAGGATCCCCACGGTCGTGGACAGGGATTTCCTCGAGGATGGAGGGAGGATCTTGTCTGAAGCGGCGGGCCAGAAGGTTGCTCTCGCGGTCTTGGGGGACCCGATGATAGCCACCACGCACAACGAGCTGAGGGCGAGGGCGGTCAGGCAGGGGACGGAGACCAGGGTGGTCCACTCGGCGACCATCGCCTCCGCCGCCGCGAGCTCATCTGGGCTCCATTCATACAAGTTCTCGCGGACCGTCACGGTGACCAGGGACTCGGTGGGGAAGCTGACGCAGGCGTACCACATCCTACATCAGAACCTCCTCGAAGGGGCGCACACTCTGCTGTTGCTGGAGTACGATGTTCAGAGCGGGGAAGGGGTTTCCCCGGCGGACGCCATCGCGGGGCTCCTCTTGGCTGAGGGGAATTTCAAGCGGGGGGTGGTCAACGAAAGGACGCTCGGGCTGGTGCTTTCCAGGCTCGGACGGGAGGACGAGAGGCTAGCCGCCGGGAGTTTCGAAGCGCTGGCGAAGAAGGAATTCGGGGAGCCGCCGCACTGTATAGTGGTCCCTGGCAATCTCCATTTCACTGAGAAGGAGGCCGTGTCGGCGTTCTTCTCGGTGGCGGAGTCAGACCTCAGAGGGAACTCCGATGGCGTGCTGAGGACAGCCCAGACCCTGGTCCCCAGATACGTCGCAAAGACGAAGAGGGCGCTGGCTTCGGTGAAGCCGAAGCTGGGGACCGAGTACGAGCACGTGCTGGAGAACGCCGAGCTTTACATGAAGGACGCAGAGAGCTTCCTGGCGAACGGGGAGGACGAGATGGCCATGCTGAGCATCGGATATGCCGAAGGGCTTTTGGACTCCCTATCCTTCTCGGGGACCGTCAAGATTGACTGGTGA
- a CDS encoding SDR family oxidoreductase, producing MSLEGKRALVTGSSQGIGAEIAKRFAREGATVFINHRGGKRHPEPVLESIRRRGGNASVVHADVSDQSSVEAMFSEVGRRAGGLDILVNAAGLADRALWNLPIEDTTLDMWRRVFAVDTFGTFLCAKGARSLMKRGGSIINVASIPALVGDTEGLVYASAKGAVVSMTRMLAKMLAPAIRVNCMAFGSMETTWVDWLGPEQAKSYRAAIPLGRFGKPSEAASLALFLASEESSFITGQVIALDGGEATR from the coding sequence ATGAGTCTTGAGGGCAAGCGGGCCCTTGTGACCGGCTCATCTCAGGGGATAGGCGCTGAGATCGCAAAGCGCTTCGCCCGCGAGGGGGCGACCGTGTTCATCAACCACCGCGGGGGGAAGAGGCACCCCGAACCTGTCCTGGAATCGATCCGCAGGAGGGGTGGGAATGCCTCAGTGGTCCACGCAGACGTGTCCGACCAGTCGAGCGTCGAAGCGATGTTCTCGGAGGTGGGGAGGAGGGCAGGCGGGTTGGACATACTCGTCAACGCTGCCGGGCTCGCAGACCGCGCCCTCTGGAATCTCCCCATCGAAGACACGACCCTGGATATGTGGAGGCGGGTCTTCGCCGTAGATACCTTCGGTACCTTCCTGTGCGCCAAAGGCGCCCGGAGCCTCATGAAACGGGGTGGCTCGATAATCAACGTCGCGTCGATCCCGGCGCTGGTCGGGGACACGGAAGGGCTGGTCTACGCGTCCGCGAAGGGGGCGGTCGTCTCCATGACGAGGATGCTCGCCAAGATGCTCGCCCCCGCAATCAGGGTGAACTGTATGGCCTTCGGCTCAATGGAGACCACCTGGGTGGACTGGCTGGGTCCGGAGCAGGCGAAGTCCTACAGGGCGGCGATACCGCTCGGCCGGTTCGGGAAGCCATCCGAGGCTGCCAGCCTGGCGCTCTTCCTGGCGAGCGAGGAGTCGAGCTTCATCACCGGCCAGGTGATTGCGCTGGACGGCGGCGAAGCGACCCGTTAG
- a CDS encoding zinc-binding dehydrogenase has protein sequence MKAVRYHETGGSDVLSQEEVPNLEPSEGEAVVRVAAAGVNRIDIWARSGRYKTSLPHTLGTDIAGDVVAAGSRATGAEAGSQVVVYPVLSDGSCVYCRGGSPSLCLGRGFVGIATDGGYAEFVKVPLANLLPIKGLDLKTAAAMPVDFGTAWSGLSRKAEVGAGDVVLVWGAAGGLGHAAVQIAKYLGARVIAAVGSDSKAQFVRSLGADHVVNYASHDIAEEVRSLTDGLGASVVFDHVGGDTWAKSIDCLARGGRMVALGLTSGLKSEVDVRRVYSDELSIMGVYGQSKGDVEQVLKLAAEGRLKPSIYRELPLGEARRAHEIVESRDVRGKVLLIP, from the coding sequence TTGAAGGCGGTCCGGTACCACGAGACAGGCGGGTCTGACGTCCTTTCGCAGGAGGAAGTCCCCAACCTCGAGCCCTCCGAAGGGGAGGCGGTTGTCAGGGTAGCCGCGGCCGGCGTGAACAGGATCGACATCTGGGCCCGCAGCGGGAGGTACAAGACGTCCCTCCCGCACACCCTCGGCACAGACATCGCCGGAGATGTGGTCGCAGCTGGCTCCCGTGCTACAGGTGCCGAGGCGGGGTCACAGGTCGTGGTCTATCCCGTACTGTCAGACGGGTCCTGCGTCTACTGCCGCGGAGGCTCCCCGAGCCTGTGTCTCGGGAGGGGTTTCGTCGGGATAGCGACTGACGGCGGATACGCCGAGTTCGTGAAGGTCCCCCTGGCGAACCTGCTCCCCATCAAGGGCCTCGACTTGAAGACTGCAGCTGCGATGCCCGTCGACTTCGGTACAGCCTGGAGCGGGCTTTCGAGGAAGGCGGAAGTCGGTGCCGGAGACGTTGTCCTGGTGTGGGGCGCGGCGGGAGGTCTGGGACACGCCGCGGTTCAGATAGCAAAGTATCTCGGCGCCAGAGTGATCGCAGCCGTGGGGAGCGACTCGAAGGCCCAATTCGTCAGGTCTCTCGGGGCTGACCACGTCGTCAACTATGCGTCCCACGACATAGCGGAGGAGGTGCGGTCGCTCACAGACGGGCTCGGCGCCTCTGTCGTGTTCGACCATGTGGGAGGGGACACCTGGGCGAAGAGCATAGACTGCCTTGCCAGGGGCGGAAGGATGGTAGCCCTCGGCTTGACCTCCGGGCTGAAGTCCGAGGTCGACGTGCGCCGCGTCTACTCCGACGAGCTCAGCATCATGGGCGTGTACGGCCAGTCGAAAGGAGATGTCGAGCAGGTCCTCAAGCTGGCGGCCGAGGGCAGACTGAAGCCTTCCATATACAGAGAGCTGCCGCTTGGCGAAGCGCGGCGCGCGCACGAAATAGTGGAGTCGAGAGACGTGCGAGGGAAGGTCCTGCTGATACCATAG